A DNA window from Brassica napus cultivar Da-Ae chromosome C1, Da-Ae, whole genome shotgun sequence contains the following coding sequences:
- the LOC125579946 gene encoding uncharacterized protein LOC125579946 produces the protein MGEGTLHTEEEPYQENYPNVMEGVLEDVMEAPNEEQYGDGVFQAFEAANEPLYEGCVEGISQLYLASRLMKVKTDHNLPESCLDEISQTFRDVLPQPNKAPESYYEMKKLTKALGLPVLKIDVCEDNCMLFWKEDKDLVVCRFCGKDRYHQNHGKGKKRPKQRMFYMPITERLKRLYQLEETAAQMRWHAEHESPEGEMHHPSDGAAWKHFNKVYPDFTEESRNIYLGLATDGFNPVGMSGEAHSVWPVIVTPYNLPPGMCWMTHGRLACPYCLDDTKSFWLKHRRKHSWFDCHRMFLPKEHPYRRNVQAFRRGKIISDDPPPWLTGEEIRYERINNIVGLKKTVECGGNGHEKPGSNIEGYGKDHNWVKKSIFWELPYWENLLLRHNVDFMHVEKNFFDNLINTVLNVPGKTKDNAKSRMDLPDLCRRQELHIKDDGKMPVPIFRLSKEEKKEFLRWLKEDIKFPDGYASKFSRCIDETNSKLSGLKSHDCHVIMQRLLPFAFKELLPKNVHIAISEIALFFRDISSKVLKEEDVAILKENIAVKLCNLEKIFPPSFFDVMEHLVMHLPDEAALGGPVQYRWMYLFERYMYHLKKKVRNKAHITGSIISQCLTEEISRASAHHFGNPEVPATILQPGDIRFTYHDPDVPNMFYHEGRVSG, from the exons ATGGGAGAAGGCACACTGCATACGGAAGAAGAACCATACCAGGAAAACTATCCGAATGTTATGGAAGGAGTATTGGAGGATGTGATGGAAGCACCCAATGAAGAGCAATATGGAGATGGCGTGTTTCAAGCATTCGAAGCCGCTAATGAACCATTATACGAAGGATGTGTAGAAGGTATTTCTCAGTTATACTTGGCGTCACGTTTAATGAAAGTAAAAACCGATCATAATTTACCGGAGTCGTGTTTGGATGAGATATCACAAACGTTTAGAGATGTTCTGCCACAGCCAAACAAAGCTCCTGAATCATATTAtgagatgaagaagttgacaAAGGCGCTTGGTCTTCCTGTTCTGAAGATTGATGTTTGTGAAGATAACTGCATGTTATTTTGGAAGGAAGATAAAGATTTGGTGGTGTGTCGATTTTGCGGGAAAGATAGATATCATCAGAACCATGGAAAGGGGAAAAAGCGGCCCAAACAAAGAATGTTTTACATGCCTATTACGGAGAGGTTGAAGCGATTGTACCAACTTGAAGAAACTGCAGCACAAATGCGATGGCACGCAGAACATGAGTCGCCCGAAGGAGAAATGCATCACCCTTCTGATGGAGCAGCTTGGAAGCATTTTAACAAGGTATATCCTGATTTCACTGAAGAAAGTCGGAATATATATCTAGGCTTAGCAACAGATGGATTTAACCCAGTTGGTATGAGTGGTGAAGCACATTCGGTCTGGCCAGTAATTGTTACTCCGTATAACTTACCTCCTGGGATGT GTTGGATGACTCATGGTCgtttagcttgtccatattgtctcgATGATACAAAGTCATTTTGGTTGAAACACAGAAGGAAGCATAgctggtttgattgtcatcgaaTGTTTCTACCTAAAGAGCATCCTTACAGGAGAAATGTTCAAGCGTTTCGAAGGGGGAAGATAATAAGTGATGATCCTCCACCATGGTTGACGGGAGAAGAAATTCGCTATGAAAGAATCAACAACATCGTTGGGCTGAAGAAAACGGTTGAATGTGGAGGTAACGGACACGAGAAACCTGGAAGTAACATAGAAGGCTACGGAAAAGATCATAATTGGGTGAAGAAGAGTATCTTTTGGGAATTACCGTATTGGGAAAACCTTCTTCTTCGCCACAACGTTGACTTCATGCACgttgagaagaatttctttgataATCTTATCAACACGGTGCTTAATGTTCCTGGGAAGACTAAAGATAATGCAAAGTCGAGGATGGATCTACCTGATTTGTGCAGAAGGCAAGAGTTACATATCAAAGATGATGGAAAGATGCCGGTCCCGATATTTCGgttgtcaaaggaagaaaaaaaagaattcttgCGATGGTTGAAGGAAGATATAAAATTTCCAGATGGGTATGCTTCAAAGTTTAGTAGATGTATAGACGAGACGAATTCGAAGCTTTCAGGCCTAAAAAGTCATGATTGCCATGTCATCATGCAACGGCTTCTCCCATTTGCGTTTAAGGAGTTACTTCCAAAAAATGTCCACATCGCAATTtcag aAATCGCACTCTTCTTTCGGGATATCTCTTCAAAAGTactaaaagaagaagatgtcgccattttaaaagaaaacattgcGGTGAAGCTTTGTAATTTGGAAAAGATTTTCCCACCTTcgttttttgatgttatggagcatctcgTTATGCATTTGCCAGATGAAGCTGCTCTAGGTGGTCCAGTGCaatatagatggatgtatctttTCGAGAGATACATGTACCATCTGAAGAAAAAGGTTAGAAATAAGGCACATATTACAGGTTCCATTATTTCCCAATGTCTTACCGAGGAGATTTCTAGAGCTTCTGCACATCACTTTGGAAATCCAGAAGTGCCTGCTACCATTTTGCAACCTGGAGATATTCGTTTTACATATCATGATCCAGATGTGCCAAATATGTTTTACCATGAAGGTCGAGTTAGTGGTTAA
- the LOC125579947 gene encoding uncharacterized protein LOC125579947 — protein sequence MELELPKRLYAEGSEPRVKKINNSCRIELIRDLKKAMCAEYDDVKRDLVFTHIMAIAENDLKFSGKLVDSFICRQLITSKLHEKWFVFARTPLRFSLQEYHVVTGLKITRETNSDVVKWKNDGGFCSNLLHTGGKITLQSIRKVHLQEVHTWTRLDRMRLIYLCVIVGVVMGRDEKVSIPHMYIKLVMDFDKVRKFHWGLHSYDFLLISIEKARKMLGKKESYIFEGFSYALQIWIMEAIPDFGEILGRRVSESFKGPRCGNWKGVAKVSYEDIIELEDSLTKKDNLNNYDWSSTDWPVLDPEETKMEEPDCHDRGSEADKSVDHMDVVADEETSSVKVAEKGKRKFLDEGAETRKKKVMCKQSAEKYLTFGPKTKSFIEGLIRTSVTSLGDVLSMQMVNMERVFTERMGKMEIEVSQLRDAISLTGEGSYPSKKEAEEAPLNSKDKSISISQTLFRLLSRQFSL from the exons ATGGAGCTGGAGCTACCTAAACGATTGTATGCAGAGGGTTCAGAACCTCGGGTTAAGAAGATCAATAACAGTTGCCGCATTGAACTTATCAGAGATCTGAAGAAAGCTATGTGTGCAGAGTACGATGATGTGAAGAGAGATCTTGTTTTCACACATATCATGGCTATTGCCGAAAATGATCTCAAGTTCTCCGGGAAACTAGTGGATAGCTTCATATGTAGGCAGCTGATTACCTCAAAGCTGCATGAGAAGTGGTTTGTTTTTGCGAGGACGCCTCTCCGGTTTTCGCTTCAGGAGTACCATGTTGTGACAGGCCTCAAGATTACACGGGAAACCAACAGTGACGTAGTGAAATGGAAAAACGACGGGGGTTTTTGCAGTAACCTACTGCACACAGGTGGTAAGATCACCTTGCAGTCGATCAGAAAGGTTCATCTACAAGAAGTTCACACCTGGACTCGGCTTGATAGGATGAGGTTGATCTACTTGTGTGTAATAGTGGGTGTGGTGAtggggagagatgagaaggtgTCCATCCCTCATATGTACATCAAGTTGGTGATGGATTTTGACAAGGTTCGGAAGTTCCATTGGGGTCTTCACTCGTATGATTTCCTGCTGATTTCGATTGAGAAGGCTAGGAAGATGTTGGGTAAGAAGGAGAGCTACATTTTCGAGGGTTTCTCCTATGCTCTCCAGATTTGGATTATGGAGGCAATTCCTGATTTTGGAGAAATATTAGGCAGAAGAGTCTCAGAGAGCTTCAAAGGTCCAAGGTGTGGCAATTGGAAAGGAGTTGCAAAAGTTTCTTACGAAGACATCATTGAGCTCGAGGACTCCTTAACTAAGAAG GATAACTT GAACAACTATGATTGGAGCAGCACAGACTGGCCTGTTTTAGACCCTGAAGAAACTAAAATGGAGGAACCCGACTGCCATGATAGAGGGTCAGAAGCTGATAAGAGCGTGGATCATATGGATGTTGTAGCAGACGAGGAGACCTCTTCGGTTAAGGTTGCAGAAAAAGGCAAGAGAAAGTTTCTTGATGAAGGAGCAGagacaagaaagaagaaggtgATGTGTAAGCAATCAGCAGAAAAGTATCTGACTTTTGGTCCTAAAACTAAGAGTTTCATTGAGGGTCTTATCCGCACATCTGTCACTTCATTGGGAGATGTGCTCAGTATGCAAATGGTGAATATGGAGAGGGTGTTTACAGAGAGGATGGGGAAGATGGAGATTGAGGTTTCACAGCTCAGGGACGCAATCAGTTTGACTGGTGAAGGAAGCTATCCTAGCAagaaagaagctgaagaagctcCACTAAACAGCAAAGACAAGTCAATCTCCATCTCGCAAACCTTATTCCGCTTATTGTCAAGGCAGTTCAGCCTATGA
- the LOC106347058 gene encoding uncharacterized protein LOC106347058: MEIIESLEEIPVQNPQAEDFSYSDLSWTKFGTTEHHDEVALIPYARVEEFIIGECSNPECPTRFHIERGRKRSRGSLREYKPDEYLEYRLYWCSFGPENYGEGGGVLPSRKYRLNTRNRAARPQSMRGCTCHFVVKRLYARPSLALLVYNERRHVNKAGFVCHGPLDRDAIGPGAKKIPYICNEIQQQTMSMIYLGIPEENVLEKHIEGIQRYCGSDATVDTLASQYVHKLGMIIKRSTHELDLDDQASIKIWAERNKKSIFSYQESSETDQFMLGIQTEWQLQQFVRFGHCSLVAADSTFGIKRLKYPLCTLLVFDSRHHALPVAWIISRSNLKSDVEKWMKILLQRAQGVEPGFRINGFIIDDAAMEIDPIRDTFRCPVLFSLWRIRRSWLRNVVKKCDTIEVQRELFKCLGEVVYSIWDGVDTSKVLERLTLDFSDQTAFMHYFTSTWLPKIGMWLSSIKILPLASQEACGAIEAYHVKLKVKLFDDTHLNALQRVDWLVHKLTTELHSSYWLDRYADESDSFQNVKEEYIASTSWHRASEIPDSAVILDSNNTVVAKVRSQRDTNVARVVWNPGSEFAFCDCAWSLQGNLCKHIIKVNTMCENREGYGDSMSLRSFKEKLTSIKMKPMDDSIALDLSMALTLQMFDQIKQLVKLSGTDDISNIVNDLPVKWGCRKGRTTVGIPASIAAFTKKRSQRRKR; this comes from the exons ATGGAGATTATCGAGTCTCTAGAAGAGATTCCAGTACAAAACCCACAAGCAGAAGACTTTTCATATTCTGATTTGTCCTGGACCAAGTTCGGCACAACGGAGCATCACGACGAGGTAGCACTCATCCCTTACGCGAGGGTCGAAGAGTTCATCATCGGAGAATGCTCAAACCCAGAGTGCCCAACTCGATTCCACATCGAAAGAGGAAGGAAACGCTCTCGAGGCAGCCTCAGGGAGTACAAGCCCGATGAGTATCTCGAATACAGACT gtattgGTGCTCTTTTGGTCCTGAGAACTACGGAGAAGGAGGCGGCGTGTTGCCCAGTAGAAAGTACCGTCTCAACACTAGGAACCGAGCCGCGAGACCTCAGTCCATGAGAGGATGCACGTGTCATTTCGTGGTGAAGCGTCTCTACGCTCGTCCTTCCCTTGCGCTTCTCGTTTACAACGAGAGACGGCATGTGAACAAGGCTGGCTTTGTCTGTCATGGACCTCTTGATAGAGACGCCATTGGCCCTGGTGCTAAGAAGATTCCTTACATATGCAACGAGATTCAGCAGCAGACTATGTCGATGATCTATCTTGGGATCCCTGAAGAGAATGTTTTGGAGAAACATATCGAAGGGATTCAGAGGTATTGTGGCTCTGATGCGACGGTTGATACTCTTGCCTCTCAGTATGTTCATAAGCTTGGGATGATTATCAAACGGTCTActcatgagctggacttggatGATCAAGCTAGTATCAAGATTTGGGCTGAGAGGAACAAGAAATCAATCTTCTCTTATCAGGAGTCTTCCGAGACTGACCAGTTCATGCTTGGGATTCAAACTGAGTGGCAGTTGCAGCAGTTCGTGCGCTTTGGTCATTGTAGTCTCGTTGCTGCTGATTCGACTTTCGGGATCAAGAGACTTAAG TATCCTCTATGCACGCTTCTTGTATTTGATTCAAGACATCATGCTCTACCCGTTGCTTGGATTATCTCTCGTAGCAATTTGAAATCTGATGTCGAGAAATGGATGAAAATACTGCTCCAACGCGCACAGGGTGTTGAGCCTGGCTTTAGGATCAATGGCTTCATCATTGACGATGCTGCAATGGAGATTGATCCCATAAG GGACACGTTTCGTTGCCCCGTCCTTTTCTCTCTCTGGCGTATTCGTAGATCATGGCTTCGGAATGTAGTGAAGAAGTGCGATACCATTGAGGTCCAAAGAGAGTTATTCAAATGTTTAGGAGAAGTCGTGTACAGCATTTGGGATGGAGTAGATACATCAAAGGTTCTAGAAAGGTTaactctggatttttctgatCAAACCGCCTTCATGCACTATTTCACATCCACTTGGTTGCCTAAAATAG GAATGTGGCTCTCATCTATAAAAATTCTCCCACTTGCAAGCCAAGAAGCATGTGGTGCTATAGAAGCTTACCATGTAAAACTCAAAGTGAAGCTGTTTGACGATACACATCTCAATGCTCTTCAGAGAGTAGATTGGCTGGTACACAAGCTGACAACAGAACTCCACTCGAGTTATTGGCTTGATCGGTATGCTGATGAAAGCGATTCTTTTCAAAATGTCAAAGAAGAATACATAGCTTCTACTTCATGGCACAGAGCGTCGGAGATTCCAGACTCTGCTGTTATACTAGACAGTAATAACACCGTTGTTGCAAAGGTTCGGTCTCAGAGGGATACCAACGTAGCACGAGTTGTGTGGAACCCAGGTTCGGAGTTTGCCTTCTGCGATTGTGCTTGGTCTTTGCAAGGGAACCTATGCAAACACATCATAAAGGTAAACACAATGTGCGAAAACCGTGAAGGATATGGTGACTCAATGTCATTGCGTTCCTTCAAAGAGAAACTGACAAGCATAAAGATGAAACCAATGGATGACTCTATAGCCTTGGACCTTTCCATGGCACTGACGCTGCAGATGTTTGATCAGATAAAGCAGTTGGTGAAGTTAAGCGGAACAGATGATATCAGCAACATAGTCAATGATTTGCCGGTGAAATGGGGCTGTAGGAAAGGCAGAACAACTGTAGGCATTCCTGCTTCTATTGCTGCCTTTACAAAGAAGAGGAGTCAGAGACGGAAGCGATAG
- the LOC106435018 gene encoding protein CUP-SHAPED COTYLEDON 1, with protein sequence MTMIYPPEDETVGYYLKMMLDKRNKWPSNFLRSEDVYCVNPRTHFNTQEPLILHDGRYLFVNRTKSSGKTDGCDSGCWRIMGRDRLIKSEKSEEILGFKKVFRFCEKNEEKPKSFFKFSWEKAEEKEKRRARDKRVWVMEEYRLASKWKQDYVICKIRLLNPNPLEFMLSNHVRG encoded by the coding sequence ATGACGATGATTTATCCACCAGAGGATGAAACCGTCGGTTATTATCTGAAGATGATGCTCGATAAAAGAAACAAGTGGCCTAGCAACTTCCTCCGAAGCGAAGACGTGTACTGCGTCAACCCACGGACGCATTTCAATACTCAAGAACCTTTGATCCTACACGACGGACGATATTTGTTCGTTAACCGAACAAAGAGTTCTGGTAAAACCGATGGATGTGACTCTGGTTGCTGGAGGATCATGGGTCGTGATAGACTGATCAAGTCGGAGAAGAGCGAGGAGATTCTAGGGTTCAAGAAAGTTTTCAGGTTCTGTGAAAAGAATGAGGAGAAGCCAAAATCGTTTTTTAAGTTCAGCTGGGAGAAGgcagaggagaaggagaagagacgagcaagagacaagaggGTTTGGGTGATGGAAGAGTATAGGCTTGCGAGTAAATGGAAACAAGATTACGTGATCTGCAAGATTCGGCTTCTGAATCCAAACCCACTAGAGTTTATGTTATCCAACCATGTTCGAGGTTAG